A region of the Exiguobacterium aurantiacum DSM 6208 genome:
CTCTAACTTTTTTAGGAACAGGTTCTCGGCCCGCAGGCGCTCGTTCTCCCGCTCGATCTGTTGGATGCGACGTTCGAGCTTCTCTTCGTTGGTCAGTTCCTCTTCTTGCTTCGTCCGTCCGCGCCGGTCCTCGAGCCCGTGCACGCCGTCGGCGTCATATTTTTTCGTCCAGCCGTAGACCTGGTGGTACGACACGGCGAATATCTCGGCCGTCTGTTGATAGTTCCGTCCATTGTCCAGGCAATACCTGACGATCTCCATGCGTTCCTCGAATGTGGTCTTTCTCCCTTTTGTCATAGCTCGATCCATCCCTTTTCTCGAATCTGTTAACTCGCTATGACTAGTATACTTCTTGATCCACCGATATAGAACCGAACGACTACTGATTTGATGTCTGGAGAGGACTTCCACCATGGTGACCCCATCGAGATAGTCACGTACGGCCGCTATTTTCTGTTCCTTTGTGTACAGTTTCCATGTCCTCGACTCCTTCAAGGCGTCGATTCCGCCGGTCTCGAATTTCACTTTCCACACCCGGAGGGTATGCTCAGAGACGTCATGGGCCTCCTCGATTTCCTTCCACGTATATGTTTCTTCTTCCATCATCCGTAGTGCACTCAGTTTTTGTTCGATTGAATGCCGACTTCTCGCCATAAAAAACACTCCCCAATCAGATAAACAGATTTGTTATTTCATCTGTCTACCTATTGGGGAGCATATCACAAGCGTCCCTGACCTCAGATTGTTGACTAACAGAATGTTTTCGCTCCTCCTCTTGGCGCCTCCGCTTTCCTAGGGGCGAGCAGGGAGCCGCATCGCGACGTTGTCGCTGCTGGGTCTCCCTCCGCTCGCTGATCCCTCAGGAGTCTCCGGCGCCGTCGGATGAGCGACGCGAGAGGCCGCCCTTGGGTGGCCTCTCGTCTTTTTCTGAGGCCTCGACGGCCGATAGAAAAAGCCCCCGATGCGGGCTAAAACCTCGAAAAGCGGGAACTGGTATGTATGGATCGTCACCGCCTCCGAACAGGAAGGGGAATCATCATGTACCGAGTCCATATCGCCAAACGCCATGAACCAATCCGCACCGACGCCTCGCTGGACCAACTGGTCCCGAAAGACCACCTCGTCCGCAAACTCGACCGCCACATCGACTTCTCCATCGTCCACCGGCTATGCGCGCCGCTGTATTCAAACACCGGACAGCCCGGCATCGACCCCGAGATCCTCATCAAGATCATCCTGCTCGGCCCGCTGTTCAACATCCGTTCCGTGCGACAGACCATCAAGGAAATCGAGACGAACCTCGCGTACCGTTGGTTCCTCGGGCTCGGGATGGACGAGAAAATTCCCGACCATTCGACGATCAGCCAGGCCTATCGACGCCGGTTCGCCGGCACGGACGTCTTTCGACAAATCTTCGAGGACATCGTGGGCCAGGCCGAAGCCCACGGCTTCATTTCAGGGCGCATCCTGATCACCGACTCGACCCACATCCGAGCCAACGCGAACAAGAAGAAGTTCGACAAGGTCGAGGTCGAGCAGGTCGTCGGCGATGTCGAGGAAGAGCTTCTCGGCCGGGTGAACGAGGAACGGGCCAAAAGAGGAAAAAAGCACTGAAGCCCGCGCGACAGAAGAAGAAGCGTCGACTCATCAAGGTGAGCCGGACCGACCCTGAGGCGGGCTATATGTACCGTGACCAGAAGCCGGAAGGCTTTTTCTGGCTGGTGCACCGGACGGTCGACGCCAAGCACAACCTCATCGTCGATGTGCACGTCACGCCCGGGAACGTGTCGGACAGCACCGTCTATCTGGACCGTCTCGACTATATCCTCAACCGTTTCGCCTATCCGCTCGAGGCGGTCGCGCTCGATGCCGGGTACTACACGACCGAGATCGCGAAGGCGCTCGTCGAGCGCGGCGTTTTCGGCGTCATCGCCTGGCGGCGGTTCGGTGGGAAGAAGGGGATGTTTCGAAAGACGCGGTTCACCTACCTGCCGGACGTGGACGCCTATCTGTGTCCGGCGAAACAGCACCTCACCTATAAGACGACCGACCGTCACGGCTATCACCAGTACGCGCCCAATCCTGCCGTCTGTCAGAACTGCCAGCTCCTCGAGAAGTGCACGTCAAGCCGATCGAATCGGCGCGTCATCAACCGCCACATCGATGAGTCCTACCGCGAAACGGTGAGCGAGAACCGTCTGTCCGCATCGGGCAAGCACCTCTACCGTCTCCGGCCACAGACGGTGGAGCGCTCGTTCGCCGACGGGAAGGAGCTCCACGGTCTCCGCTTCACGTTCTACCGGGGGAAAGAGGCGGTGGACCGCGCCAACCTGGTGGCAGCGACCGCACAAAACATGAAGAAGCTGGCCAACCTGTTGGCCGAAAACGACCGTCTACATAGCATTTTTTCAATTTTATGTCGGGCAGAGCGCCTCGAGCTCGTTGAACACAAAAAAAAGACGAACCCATTCGCCAGAAGCGAATGGGTTCGTCAACAGCCTGAGGTCAGGGACAAGCGTCCCTGACCTTTGTTTATAAGATGATGTCCCCAACCGAGTTGAACAACCGAAGCAACGCCCACGCCAAGCCACTTAACAACAGCGCCCACATCATCGCTTGAATGAGCAAGAGCCCGATCGCCCGAAACGTCGACATCAACTGGCTGACTTGCCATATATAATAGAACAAATAGAGTACGAACGTGCCGAGCAAAACGCCGATGGCGGCGAGCAGCGAGTTTAAAAACAAGAAACTGACCCCTGACCCGACGAGGAAAATCGTCGCCCCCGGCTTCAACCGATGGAGCGAGCTGCCGTTCGTCTCACGAGCAAAGAAGGCGAAGCCAAGCTGATTGAACGTGTCAGCGACAAGCTTGAACGCACTAAACAGCATGAAGTATATCGTGAAAAAGACGACGAGGACGAGCACTTTCGTCTCTTGTACTGATAATAAGGCGATGATTTCACTGTACACACCGACACGAGTCATCCATGCGATGACGTATTCACTCGTCGCGATAGCGAGTGACATCGAGAACAAGATGATGCCGATCAACGGGGCATAGCTCAACAAGTACACATTCGTTTTCATAGGGAGGCTCCAATTTCACATTTATTTCTCATATTCAGTGCAAATCTAATATCAAGTATATTATAATATTTGTAGTCATGGAGAACAAAAGGGGGATTTTCGGATGGGTTTATTATTGATGATGGCAGTCAGCGTCGTCTTCCTCGCCGCGATTTTTACAGCAGGATACAACAGAAAGCCAGAAGGTAACCAATAAGAGCCGAGATTCTCACGAATCCGGCTCTTTTTTTTTATGTCCTGAGCAAACGCTCCACGTGTGAAGTTTTTCAAAGCGATGAGTACGACTTTATTTCAATCCCGCATATCCTTGTTGGCGAAGCGCCTCATAGACGATGATGGCCGCCGTATTCGACACGTTGAGCGAGCGGACGAGGTTCGATTGCGGGAGACGGATACAACGGTCGAGGTTGTTCTCGATCACTTCCATCGGCAACCCTTTCGTCTCGCGTCCAAAGACGAAGAAGTAGTCTTTGTCGACGACTGAGACGTCGAGGTCACTCGGGTACTGTTCCCCGTATTTTGTGATATAGAAGAACTCCCCGTCCGGATGCTGCTCCCACAACTCTTCGAGCGAATCGTGATAGCGGACGTCGACGAACTGCCAATAGTCGAGACCGGCCCGCTTTAACATCTTGTCATCCGTCGAGAAGCCGAGCGGGCGAATTAAGTGGAGCACCGAATTCGTCGCCGCGCACGTCCGTGACACGTTGCCCGTGTTCGCGGGAATTTCAGGTTGAAACATGACTACATGGATTGCCATAATGAGTACCTCACTTTTGTTGTTCGATTTCAAGTAAACGTTGCTTATGCGAGAGTCCGCCGGCAAAACCGGTCAACTTGCCGTTGCTGCCGATGACACGATGACACGGAAACAAGATCGGCAACGGATTCCGATTGAGCGCTTGCCCGACGGCGCGTAACGCTTTCGGGCGTCCGATTTGTTCGGCGATTTGTTTATACGTTCGGGTCTCCCCAGACGGGATCGTCAAGAGCGCGTCCCAGACTTCATGTTGAAACGGCGTGCCGTGCATCTCGATTGACGCACGATCGGACGCCTGAAGACCGTCACGTTCGACGCGTTCCATCAAATCAACGAGCCAATCAGGCGCCGGCTCGATCGACGGTATATCGGCGAAATCGAGCGCGACCAACTTCCCCTCTTCGTTCAGTTCGTACGATAACGGTCCCCACTTAGATGACACGGTTTTCACGTTCCCACTCCTCCCGGAAAATACGAATCTCCTCAAGCACTACTTCGGATTGTTCCTTCTGTTCGATCTCTCGATAAATCGTCTCGGCCTCTTCACCTAGAATGGCTCCGATTGCCCAAACAGCGGTCGCCCGCATATCTTCTCTCGCGTCTTCTTGAACGAACGCTTGCAACACCGGGACCGCGGACGGTTCACGATAATGTGCGAGCGCAAGGATGGCGTTTCGCTGAATCGGCTTCTTGCCGCGCCACGCTCCGGACAGATGCCCAAACTTTGTTTTAAATTCGCGGTTACTTAGTGTGAGGAGCGGTTCAAGGAGTGGCTTGACGATTTCCGCCTCCGGCAACAATTCCTCATGGTGCCGCCAATCTTTTTTGCGGTTGTACGGGCATACTTGCTGGCACGTGTCGCAGCCGTAAAGGCGTCCGCCCAGTTTCGAACGGAACTCGCGCGGCATGAGCGTCTTCATCTGCGTCAAATAGGCGATGCAGCGCTTCGCATCGAGCACCCCTGGCTCGACAAGCGCCGACGTCGGACAGGCCGTCATACACTTATCACAATCCCCACACCCGTCTTCAATCGCCTCGTCTGGCGGTAAATACGTATCAAGGATCATCTCACCTAAATAAATGTATGAGCCTTTTTCCGGGGAAATGATGGAACAGTTCTTACCGCTGAATCCGATACCGGCCCGTTCGGCCACAGCCCGGTCGACGAGTTCTCCCGTATCCACCATTGAACGGGTCCGGACCTCGGGGACGAGTGTCTCGATATAAGCTTGAAGCTTCTCAAGGCGCGAACCGACCGCACGGTGGTAATCAAGTCCCCACGAGGCGCGGGCAAAGAGTCCTCGTCGTGAACCGGATACGCTGCGCGGCGCCTCCTTTAACTTGCTCGGGTACGCGATGGCGATGGCGATGATGGACTGGGCGTCTTCAAGCAACAACTCCGGCTTTGTCCGCTTGTCTAAATCCGGCTCCTCAAAACCTGATGCGAAGCCTTTTTCTTGTTGTTTGACGAGCCTCTGTTTCATGACGATGAACGGGTCCGCCGTCGTCACTTTCAACTCGTCGATCCCAATCGTCTGGGCGTACTCGATAATTTTTTGTTTTAACGTTTCCGGACTTAATCCGTTCATCCAATCACCTCTTCCGAGTCTATTTTCGCATACAAAAAATCTCTCCGCCACTCGGCAGAGAGATGAAGAAGCGGGTGAAGAGAATCGAACTCTCGTCATCAGCTTGGAAGGCTGAGGTTTTACCATTAAACTACACCCGCACGGTTATCATATGTTCGCCTCATCAGCGACTACAATCAATATACACCTATACTTTTATGAAGTCAATACTTATGTTGAAATTCTTTTGTTAGAATGCTTATGAACAGTTATATACCCCGATAAATCGACTGTAAATCATATTTCAATATATCGTCATGGGCGATAAAAAAAGCCTGCCGTAAATGTACGGCAGACTGTTCAAAGCGAAGACGTCTTCGGTTCTCGTAACAGGTGTTTAATGTCGCGGAACGTGACGAACGTCTTATTCTTCGCATCATATAGTTTGTAGCGAAGCGATTTCAAACTTGAGAACAACCCGATCGTCGTCGCCTTTTGCAATGGCGGTGTCATCGTATGTGCTTTTTCCAAGTTGTAGTTTGGAACGCGTGGGCTTAAGTGGTGAACGTGATGGAATCCAATATTCCCGGTCACCCACTGGAGTACTTTCGGCAACTCGTAATATGAGCTTCCTTCGATCGCGGCTTTGACGTAGTCCCATTCACTCTCGTCTTCAAAGTAAGAATCTTCGAACGTATGTTGGACGTAGAAGAGCCAGATGCCGAGAAGACCGGCCGTGAACATCGTAATGCCTTGGACGATGAGAAATGCCTGCCAACCTACGAGCGCAATCACTGCTCCATACAAGACGACGAGTGCCGCATTGATGACGTACGTATTCGTACGCTCTTTCTTACGTGCATCTTTCCGGTTGAATCGGCTCGTGATCATAATCAAATACAATGGACCGAGACCGAACATGACGAGCGGGTTGCGGTACAAACGATATTGAAGACGAGTCCACTTCGATGCTTCGAGGTACTCTTCAATCGTCATTACCCAAATATCCCCTACCCCGCGCTTATCCAAGTTCCCGCTTGAGGCATGGTGAATCGAATGCTCCCGCTTCCACTTTTCGTATGGGAATAACGTGAGCACGCCCATGATCGTACCGACGATGTTGTTCGCCTTTTTGTTTTTGAAGAACGATCCGTGCGTACAGTCATGAAATATAATAAACATCCGGACGACAAATCCTGCCGCGATGATCGCGAGTGGAATCGTCAAGAATATAGAAATACTGAGCGCTTGGTACGCTAAAAACCAAGCCACTAAAAACGGTAAGATTGTGTTGATCATTTGACGCACACTCTTCTTCACATCTGCTTTTTCAAACGGCGAGACGTGTTTGCGGAGTTGGGCAATTTTTTCTTTACTCATATTACTTTCTTCCCCCTCAACTACATATAACATTGGCTACGACTACAGTAAAATGAAACATCGCACGATCATTACAACCGAATTATGCGCCATTTATTAACACCAGGTAATTATACCACATATAATTTATATTGTTTGATTATTTCAAATTTGGTAACAACAATTCCATTAACACTTCATTTAAAATTACATATTAATCCCTTTTATAGGATTAAAAGGTTCATCACCAAAACGTGTGGTTGACCTCGGATTCTAAGAACAGTGCTCGGAAATAGAAAAAAAGCGAAAACCCCAGTATCGTAATTGTTGTCTAGACAAACCACGATTGGAGTTTTCGCTTTGTCCCAACAGTTTATCAAATTAATTCTTCCACTGCCACCGTTTTTTCAAATCGAGGCGCCCTCTGACGAGGAACCCCATGTCTTCCCGGTCTCTGTACGAGACCGGGACGTCGCATGTCCGGTCTGCGGGTGCGGGACGACGCGTCACGCCAAAACGCGACGCCGATTCCGTCACGGCTACGCCTGGGGAGTCGGTACGATTTGGATCGAGCTCGACATCCCGCGCCAACGCTGCGGGGCATGCGACCTCACGTTCGTCCATGACTATGGGCTCGGTTTGGGTCACTCCTCCACACGTTCTTTCCGTGAGGCCATCGCACGACGATGTCACGGGAGGACGATCGCGGACGTCGCCCGTGAATATGAACTCCCTTACACCACCGTGGAACGGTGGTTCTATCTTCATGCATCGAAAGGAATCGAGGAGGCGGATGCCCGTCACGTGCTCGTGGACGAGTTCGCCACGCGGAAGGGCCATCATTATGCGACCGCCGTCCTGGACGCAGAAAGCGGGCGACTGCTCTCCATCGTCCCAGGGCGAGACGAGTCGGCGGTCACGGCCGCACTCGCGTCGGTCCCCGGGACCGTGATGACCGTCGTCAGCGATTTCGCCCCTGCGATGGCGAATGCGATCGCACGCGTGTTCCCGGATGCGGACCATGTACTCGACCGGTTCCATCTCGTCCAGTTCTTCACCGAGGCACTCCGACGCCGGAGGCGTTTCTTGGACGACACGAAGCGCCAGTACCATGTCCGGTCAATCGATCGGTCACTCGCGCGACGCCCGGAGGAACTGACGGCCGAAGGTCATGAGATTGTCCGGGCATGCCTCGCCGAGGACAGGGTCACGCGCGAGGTTTATCGGGGCCTCCAACACATCCGCTATGTGCTGAAGGCGTCGAGCGACGTCCAAGCGAGGCGCCGGCTGTCAGATTGGCTGTCCCGATACCGGTTCCACCCGTGCGGGCCCCTGGCGAAGATCGCGAAGACGATTCAGGCCAGAGAGAAGGCGGTCCAAAGGACGGTCCTTTCACGACTCTCGAACGGGAAGATGGAGGGGACGAACAACAAGATCAAGCTCATCAAACGGCGAGCATACGGCTATCGGAACCTAGACCGTTTCTTCTTGAGGCTGCGGTTAGAAATCGGTCGCACCAGTGTCAACCACGGATTATGGTGATGAACCGATTAAAAACATAATAAGTATGATAAAATCCAATGTATGCAGTGGGGAGGAATCGCTATGAAAGATACAATGAAACGTGTGATCACACGCAAGCGACTCTTGATTTTTATGTTCACATTATTACTTCTTGTTCCATTGGCAATTGTCAGTTACACGTTCTATACGAATTTGAGCCAAGGTGTTCAAAATGAGGAATTAGAAGATGAGTACGCCGAGCGTGTACGAGAGTTACAACTCGAAGTATCCAAAGGAGATCCCTTCAATCTACGGGGAAATGCGACGAATAAGACACGTGTCGAATTAGTGGTTAGCTATGACAAAAACAAGCTCAGTCGAACGAGCCTCGTGAAAAATATGCATCTGATGACCCATCAAAAAATCTCTGCCCGCTCAAAATGGGGTGCCATCCCAATGACCGAAGAGAATATTACGGCTTCTTCTGAATATTTGACACTTCTAAAGACGCATAACAAAGTTGGACCGAACGTATATGATGAGTTGCGAACGATGCTCGAGAACTGGGAGAACGATGACTTCAGCAAAGCAGACCAAGAACAGGATCGCCTCCTCCGTTTGTTAAATGCGAATCGTGGATTCTCGAACGGGTTAGCTACGGCAGCCGAGGAAGAACTTTATATTTTGAATAACTTTGGTCCCGACTATCTGCATACACTAACTGCTATTTCGACTCCCACCCAATGAGATTTGATGATAGCAAGTACATAAAAAAGCGTTCTTGCAGGAAAGAACGCTTTTTTTTGTGCAGAGAACTAACAAACGTTCTACGTGACTTGACTTTCGACAACCTCTAAACAGACGTTAGCGATGTTTCGACTTTCCCGTTGCTTTATTGGTCATTTATGAAAATGACTCAACCCTTTCAGACCTGTTAAGGTGTTTGATAAAAATCATCAAAAAAAGACCCTAGCCTCAGCTAGGATCTACGGATACCGGTGGTCGGAGTCGAACCGACACTCCAGAGGAACACGATTTTGAGTCGTGCGCGTCTACCAATTCCGCCACACCGGCATATTATGTTGGAGGCGCCAGTCGGAATCGAACCGACGATAGAGGAGTTGCAGTCCTCTGCCTTACCACTTGGCTATGGCGCCAAATTAGATGGAGCGGAAGACGGGATTCGAACCCGCGACCCCGACCTTGGCAAGGTCGTATTCTACCACTGAACTACTTCCGCATAGTTGGCTGGGCTGGAAGGGATCGAACCTTCGCATGTCGGAATCAAAATCCGATGCCTTACCACTTGGCTACAGCCCAATAAAATGGGGCGACTGAAGGGAATTGAACCCTCGAATGCCGGAATCACAATCCGGTGCGTTAACCACTTCGCCACAATCGCCATAATAAACAGGGGCAGCAGGAATCGAACCCGCGCTGACGGTTTTGGAGACCGTAGTTCTACCGCTAAACTATGCCCCTAAGTGGTGGGGGGGGGCGGATTCGAACCGCCGAACCCGAGGGAGCGGATTTACAGTCCGCCGCGTTTAGCCACTTCGCTACCCCCCCACATGGTGGCTTTGGACGGAATCGAACCGCCGACACAAGGATTTTCAGTCCTTTGCTCTACCAACTGAGCTACAAAGCCATGTATGTAGTAATTTAATTAAAAAAATGGCGGTCCTGACGGGGGTCGAACCCGCGATCTCCTGCGTGACAGGCAGGCATGTTAACCACTACACCACAGGACCAGTGATAATTGCGGGGGCTGGATTTGAACCAACGACCTTCGGGTTATGAGCCCGACGAGCTACCAGACTGCTCCACCCCGCGACGATATAAAATATAAATGGTGACCCGTACGGGATTCGAACCCGTGTTACCGCCGTGAAAGGGCGGTGTCTTAACCGCTTGACCAACGGGCCTTGTTGTGTTGAAAAACTGGCGGAGAGCAAGGGATTCGAACCCTTGAGACGGTTTTGCCGCCTACACGAATTCCAATCGTGCTCCTTCGGCCACTCGGACAGCTCTCCAAAAAGAGAAAAGTGGCTCCGCAAGTAGGATTTGAACCTACGACCTACCGGTTAACAGCCGGTTGCTCTACCACTGAGCTATTGCGGAACGATCTTGCCTGGCAACGTCCTATCCTCACAGGGGGAGACCCCCAACTACTTTCGGCGCTGAAGCGCTTAACTTCCGTGTTCGGCATGGGAACGGGTGTGGCCGCTTCGCTATCGCCACCAGACAAGTATTATATTAACATCATTTAAGAATAACGTCAATATGTTTTAAGAGATTGTTCTCTCAAAACTGAAGATTCATCAATACAAACCATAGACTAGATCAAAGCCTCGACCGATTAGTATCATTCAGCTCCACGTGTCACCACGCTTCCACCCATGACCTATCTACCTCATCGTCTCTGAGGGGTCTTTCTTGATTGCTCAAAGGGAAATCTCATCTCGGAGGGGGCTTCATGCTTAGATGCTTTCAGCACTTATCCCGTCCGCACGTAGCTACCCAGCGATGCTCCTGGCGGAACAACTGGTACACCAGCGGTGCGTCCATCCCGGTCCTCTCGTACTAAGGACAGCTCTCCTCAAATTTCCTGCGCCCACGACGGATAGGGACCGAACTGTCTCACGACGTTCTGAACCCAGCTCGCGTACCGCTTTAATGGGCGAACAGCCCAACCCTTGGGACCTACTCCAGCCCCAGGATGCGATGAGCCGACATCGAGGTGCCAAACCTCCCCGTCGATGTGGACTCTTGGGGGAGATCAGCCTGTTATCCCCAGGGTAGCTTTTATCCGTTGAGCGATGGCCCTTCCATGCGGAACCACCGGATCACTAAGCCCGACTTTCGTCCCTGCTCGACTTGTAGGTCTCGCAGTCAAGCTCCCTTCTGCCTTTGCACTCTTCGAATGATTTCCAACCATTCTGAGGGAACCTTTGGGCGCCTCCGTTACTGTTTAGGAGGCGACCGCCCCAGTCAAACTACCCACCTGACACGGTCCTCCAGCCGGATCACGGCTGCGAGTTAGAGACTCTATACGCAAAGGGTGGTATCCCAAGGGTGTCTCCACCGAAGCTGGCGCTCCGGTTTCACAAACTCCCACCTATCCTGTACATCGCGTACAAAGCCTCAATATCAAGCTGTAGTAAAGCTCCATGGGGTCTTTCCGTCCTGTCGCGGGTAACCTGCATCTTCACAGGTACTATGATTTCACCGGGTCTCTCGTTGAGACAGTGCCCAAATCGTTACGCCTTTCGTGCGGGTCGGAACTTACCCGACAAGGAATTTCGCTACCTTAGGACCGTTATAGTTACGGCCGCCGTTTACTGGGGCTTCGGTTCAGTGCTTCTCTTGCGATGACACATCCCCTTAACCTTCCAGCACCGGGCAGGCGTCAGCCCCTATACTTCATCTTGCGATTTAGCAGAGACCTGTGTTTTTGCTAAACAGTCGTTTGGGCCTATTCACTGCGGCTTATGTTGCCAT
Encoded here:
- a CDS encoding DUF5366 family protein, coding for MKTNVYLLSYAPLIGIILFSMSLAIATSEYVIAWMTRVGVYSEIIALLSVQETKVLVLVVFFTIYFMLFSAFKLVADTFNQLGFAFFARETNGSSLHRLKPGATIFLVGSGVSFLFLNSLLAAIGVLLGTFVLYLFYYIWQVSQLMSTFRAIGLLLIQAMMWALLLSGLAWALLRLFNSVGDIIL
- a CDS encoding fatty acid desaturase produces the protein MSKEKIAQLRKHVSPFEKADVKKSVRQMINTILPFLVAWFLAYQALSISIFLTIPLAIIAAGFVVRMFIIFHDCTHGSFFKNKKANNIVGTIMGVLTLFPYEKWKREHSIHHASSGNLDKRGVGDIWVMTIEEYLEASKWTRLQYRLYRNPLVMFGLGPLYLIMITSRFNRKDARKKERTNTYVINAALVVLYGAVIALVGWQAFLIVQGITMFTAGLLGIWLFYVQHTFEDSYFEDESEWDYVKAAIEGSSYYELPKVLQWVTGNIGFHHVHHLSPRVPNYNLEKAHTMTPPLQKATTIGLFSSLKSLRYKLYDAKNKTFVTFRDIKHLLREPKTSSL
- a CDS encoding methylated-DNA--[protein]-cysteine S-methyltransferase, producing the protein MKTVSSKWGPLSYELNEEGKLVALDFADIPSIEPAPDWLVDLMERVERDGLQASDRASIEMHGTPFQHEVWDALLTIPSGETRTYKQIAEQIGRPKALRAVGQALNRNPLPILFPCHRVIGSNGKLTGFAGGLSHKQRLLEIEQQK
- the queG gene encoding tRNA epoxyqueuosine(34) reductase QueG, which encodes MNGLSPETLKQKIIEYAQTIGIDELKVTTADPFIVMKQRLVKQQEKGFASGFEEPDLDKRTKPELLLEDAQSIIAIAIAYPSKLKEAPRSVSGSRRGLFARASWGLDYHRAVGSRLEKLQAYIETLVPEVRTRSMVDTGELVDRAVAERAGIGFSGKNCSIISPEKGSYIYLGEMILDTYLPPDEAIEDGCGDCDKCMTACPTSALVEPGVLDAKRCIAYLTQMKTLMPREFRSKLGGRLYGCDTCQQVCPYNRKKDWRHHEELLPEAEIVKPLLEPLLTLSNREFKTKFGHLSGAWRGKKPIQRNAILALAHYREPSAVPVLQAFVQEDAREDMRATAVWAIGAILGEEAETIYREIEQKEQSEVVLEEIRIFREEWERENRVI
- a CDS encoding DUF6241 domain-containing protein, with translation MKDTMKRVITRKRLLIFMFTLLLLVPLAIVSYTFYTNLSQGVQNEELEDEYAERVRELQLEVSKGDPFNLRGNATNKTRVELVVSYDKNKLSRTSLVKNMHLMTHQKISARSKWGAIPMTEENITASSEYLTLLKTHNKVGPNVYDELRTMLENWENDDFSKADQEQDRLLRLLNANRGFSNGLATAAEEELYILNNFGPDYLHTLTAISTPTQ
- a CDS encoding ISL3 family transposase; translation: MSQQFIKLILPLPPFFQIEAPSDEEPHVFPVSVRDRDVACPVCGCGTTRHAKTRRRFRHGYAWGVGTIWIELDIPRQRCGACDLTFVHDYGLGLGHSSTRSFREAIARRCHGRTIADVAREYELPYTTVERWFYLHASKGIEEADARHVLVDEFATRKGHHYATAVLDAESGRLLSIVPGRDESAVTAALASVPGTVMTVVSDFAPAMANAIARVFPDADHVLDRFHLVQFFTEALRRRRRFLDDTKRQYHVRSIDRSLARRPEELTAEGHEIVRACLAEDRVTREVYRGLQHIRYVLKASSDVQARRRLSDWLSRYRFHPCGPLAKIAKTIQAREKAVQRTVLSRLSNGKMEGTNNKIKLIKRRAYGYRNLDRFFLRLRLEIGRTSVNHGLW
- the trmL gene encoding tRNA (uridine(34)/cytosine(34)/5-carboxymethylaminomethyluridine(34)-2'-O)-methyltransferase TrmL, whose translation is MAIHVVMFQPEIPANTGNVSRTCAATNSVLHLIRPLGFSTDDKMLKRAGLDYWQFVDVRYHDSLEELWEQHPDGEFFYITKYGEQYPSDLDVSVVDKDYFFVFGRETKGLPMEVIENNLDRCIRLPQSNLVRSLNVSNTAAIIVYEALRQQGYAGLK